From the genome of Leguminivora glycinivorella isolate SPB_JAAS2020 chromosome Z, LegGlyc_1.1, whole genome shotgun sequence, one region includes:
- the LOC125240940 gene encoding ras-related protein Rab-21 — protein MSTSAGGAYNFKVVLLGEGCVGKTSLLLRYIEDKFNDKHLTTLQATFLNKKININGKRINLSIWDTAGQEKFHALGPIYYRNSNGAILVYDITDEDSFVKVKNWVKELKKMLGPDIVLLIAGNKIDLEHERTVPLEEAESYAAMVGAKHFYTSAKLNQCVEDLFLELTREMVEKFEQNSQQEDNRTSRVLVVDDEAPTQSSCCSGSRSN, from the exons ATGAGTACATCGGCGGGCGGTGCATATAACTTCAAAGTAGTGTTGTTGGGCGAGGGATGCGTCGGCAAAACGTCACTTCTGCTGCGTTACATCGAGGACAAATTCAACGACAAACATCTTACTACGCTTCAG GCTACCTTTCTTaacaagaaaataaatataaacggAAAGCGCATCAATCTCTCCATTTGGGACACAGCTGGACAGGAGAAGTTCCATGCACTCGGGCCAATATATTACCGAAATTCTAATGGTGCAATCCTAGTATATGACATCACCGATGAAGATTCTTTTGTAAAG GTTAAAAATTGGGTAAAAGAGCTAAAGAAAATGCTGGGTCCGGATATTGTTTTATTGATAGCTGGCAACAAAATTGACTTGGAGCATGAGAGAACAGTGCCTCTAGAAGAAGCAGAAAG TTATGCAGCAATGGTTGGTGCTAAACATTTCTACACATCTGCAAAATTAAATCAATGTGTTGAGGATCTTTTTTTGGAGCTGACTCGTGAAATGGTTGAAAAATTTGAACAGAACTCCCAACAGGAAGACAACCGAACTTCTCGGGTCCTTGTGGTTGACGATGAGGCCCCTACTCAATCCTCTTGTTGTTCCGGCTCCAGAAGCAATTAA
- the LOC125241251 gene encoding uncharacterized protein LOC125241251 gives MKTFVVILAVVGLATADIGLGYHYSPPKIQTSYGTPSYSISSGNGGYNTGYKGQALSSASNVYQTTAGFQNGYPSQVHTAGVGYQGNVFQSGTGYQSGSGYQTGTGYNSGAGHQTAGYQTDNTRYQTTGYYSGADSIGNQYQTGGSFGVSDGSLQGVQGLNQYQSANQYQQYYNQVQQQPAQIFKHFYVHAAPEEPELPRPRQPVVLPAPQKHYKIIFIKTPAPVVGSTQFVPVQQQNEEKTIVYVLVKKPEATEDIVVPKIEQKPPSKPEVFFIKYKGKEDSQAVINNIVNEYNSGKESVNVAGAFHSSGTLDSIADVKYVPQSVVTSQSTGSGFGVQALSGSSGSQYEASSGSVDQSLSSGSFESGSSGSSFQSQSFGSSSAGYPSSTAGYHVSTAAPIQIDARGSDSTGAFSSTVTSTGGQSAFSSQQGIPHETYGTPKFSNN, from the coding sequence GTAATACTTGCTGTGGTAGGACTCGCAACGGCCGATATTGGACTCGGCTACCATTATAGTCCGCCCAAAATACAGACATCGTATGGCACACCATCGTACAGCATTTCAAGCGGCAACGGTGGCTATAATACTGGCTACAAAGGACAGGCTTTAAGTTCCGCCTCGAACGTGTACCAAACCACTGCAGGTTTCCAGAATGGATACCCGAGTCAAGTCCACACCGCCGGTGTAGGATATCAAGGAAACGTTTTCCAGTCCGGCACGGGCTACCAATCGGGCAGTGGTTACCAAACCGGTACCGGATATAATTCTGGAGCTGGTCACCAAACCGCTGGTTACCAGACCGATAATACTAGATACCAAACTACCGGATACTACTCTGGGGCAGATTCTATTGGAAATCAATATCAAACTGGTGGATCATTCGGCGTTTCCGATGGGTCACTCCAAGGGGTTCAGGGCCTTAACCAGTACCAGTCAGCCAACCAATACCAACAATATTACAATCAAGTGCAACAGCAACCGGCTCAGATCTTCAAACATTTCTATGTTCATGCCGCCCCTGAAGAACCCGAGTTACCGAGACCCCGTCAGCCAGTGGTCCTGCCTGCACCTCAAAAACATTACAAAATCATCTTCATCAAGACCCCAGCCCCTGTTGTCGGTTCTACACAATTTGTACCCGTGCAGCAACAAAACGAAGAAAAAACTATTGTATATGTTCTAGTGAAAAAACCGGAAGCTACTGAAGACATTGTCGTTCCAAAAATTGAGCAGAAGCCGCCCTCTAAACCAGAGGTATTCTTCATCAAATATAAGGGCAAAGAAGACAGTCAAGCTGTAATCAATAACATCGTTAATGAATACAACAGTGGAAAAGAGTCTGTCAATGTCGCGGGTGCGTTCCATTCTAGTGGTACACTAGATTCGATCGCTGATGTCAAATACGTGCCACAGTCCGTGGTAACTTCTCAATCGACAGGCAGCGGCTTTGGAGTTCAAGCCTTAAGCGGATCATCGGGATCTCAGTATGAGGCCAGCAGTGGTTCTGTGGATCAATCATTAAGCTCAGGATCCTTTGAGAGTGGCTCATCAGGTTCCAGTTTCCAATCACAATCCTTTGGATCTAGCTCCGCGGGTTACCCGTCGTCAACTGCGGGCTATCATGTATCGACTGCAGCCCCGATCCAGATCGATGCTAGAGGGTCCGACAGCACCGGAGCGTTCTCGTCCACGGTAACCTCTACTGGCGGCCAGAGCGCGTTCTCTTCCCAACAGGGTATTCCTCACGAAACTTATGGAACTCCCAAATTTAGCAACAATTAA